In the genome of Nitrospira japonica, one region contains:
- a CDS encoding DUF1800 domain-containing protein encodes MMGLGSCGIGPFGHGRLVTMTALPAILLLWTSGVLGHDGERHSTSGGMKPEQTAAISSDKTPSRTEGAGLQTPPRKARRLIKKPREQSRAVLPSDVPMQSGATAQSAAVPSREVQPRERSERNSPAGSSGLSPMIPMASMATVTPMIPLASAAGSPVPSSSAASTPATGIAAVGAEGARPSGRSFQYLIQQAPGLTQLVTGVPLPPVIPQEPIAPLPPPLSAPQPGLPTPSPNWFAYHVVNRLTYGGTPNQLNMIASLNTAAEAQRWATSFMKEQLELDPTKPWPTNLHSTSPLPRPVPIQDIATDLLLSEDKSTWKADESDAGILSPSFSELQDHDLIRKMHSRRQLKEKMVYFWENHFNTSYRTHSKGQYELQENEAFRDRAFGNFLDLLLTSGKSAAMMIYLNTDVNVKENPNENYAREVLELHTLGVTDQGTPNGYTQFDIVEAAKTLTGWDNTADVRGGFRFVSSRHSPGSKLFLGQSIPFNGSGPGEGEQVLTLAARHPSTARHVSQKLCEYFVSDACSTALVNEVASVFSDSNGDIKKVLIAIFTSSDFMNVANYRGQVKTPLEYLVGLHRNLGVWSSREPFRTRLVNVGQSIYEYAPPVGFKEKAVEWLNTNVLFHECSMVYEITIPGFGNTIRYGSSSSGGQIRIWMEELKLTTEEQILGFLTNLTVDRMVTVTEYQLYLNTLRAGLGSRAFDIKNTSREDALDRTMATILTNPRYLYQ; translated from the coding sequence ATGATGGGGCTCGGATCATGCGGCATAGGTCCATTCGGCCATGGGCGGCTCGTCACCATGACCGCATTGCCCGCCATACTGCTGCTCTGGACTTCGGGTGTGTTGGGCCATGATGGGGAACGCCATTCCACATCTGGTGGGATGAAACCGGAACAGACGGCCGCAATCTCGAGCGACAAGACCCCCTCACGCACGGAAGGGGCCGGCCTCCAGACGCCGCCCAGAAAAGCGCGCCGTCTGATCAAGAAACCGAGGGAACAATCACGGGCCGTGCTACCGTCGGATGTACCCATGCAATCCGGCGCCACGGCTCAGTCTGCGGCCGTGCCGTCGAGAGAGGTGCAACCTCGAGAGCGATCCGAAAGAAACTCGCCAGCCGGATCATCGGGACTGTCACCCATGATCCCGATGGCAAGTATGGCGACTGTCACGCCGATGATTCCTTTGGCGTCCGCCGCGGGAAGTCCAGTTCCTTCATCAAGTGCCGCTTCGACTCCTGCGACGGGAATTGCCGCTGTTGGCGCGGAGGGGGCAAGACCATCCGGTCGGTCCTTCCAGTATCTGATTCAACAGGCACCGGGGCTCACGCAGTTAGTGACCGGCGTGCCGCTGCCCCCCGTCATTCCACAAGAGCCGATCGCGCCCCTGCCGCCCCCTTTATCGGCACCGCAACCGGGATTGCCGACGCCGTCGCCAAATTGGTTCGCCTATCACGTGGTCAATCGACTGACTTACGGAGGCACGCCCAATCAACTCAACATGATTGCGTCCCTGAACACCGCGGCGGAGGCGCAACGCTGGGCGACCTCGTTCATGAAAGAGCAACTCGAGCTGGACCCGACGAAACCTTGGCCGACCAATCTGCACAGCACAAGTCCGCTGCCGCGTCCGGTTCCCATCCAGGACATCGCCACTGACCTCCTCCTGTCCGAAGACAAAAGCACATGGAAAGCGGACGAGAGTGACGCGGGAATTCTTTCTCCCAGTTTCAGCGAGCTCCAAGATCACGACTTGATCAGAAAGATGCACAGCCGGCGCCAGCTGAAGGAGAAGATGGTGTATTTCTGGGAGAATCATTTCAATACCAGCTATCGCACCCACAGCAAAGGCCAATACGAGTTACAGGAGAACGAGGCGTTCCGCGACCGGGCGTTTGGAAATTTTCTGGACCTGCTGCTGACGAGCGGCAAAAGCGCCGCGATGATGATTTACCTGAACACCGACGTCAACGTGAAAGAAAACCCGAATGAGAACTACGCCCGCGAAGTGCTGGAGCTGCATACGCTGGGCGTCACGGACCAGGGCACGCCCAACGGATACACCCAGTTCGACATCGTCGAGGCGGCCAAAACCCTTACCGGATGGGATAACACGGCGGACGTGCGGGGGGGCTTCCGCTTCGTGTCCAGCCGGCATAGCCCGGGATCCAAGCTGTTTTTGGGACAATCGATTCCGTTCAACGGCAGCGGACCCGGCGAAGGCGAACAAGTGCTCACGCTGGCCGCCCGGCATCCCTCGACCGCCCGCCATGTGTCGCAGAAGCTCTGCGAGTATTTCGTCAGCGATGCCTGTTCCACCGCGCTCGTGAACGAGGTCGCGTCCGTCTTTTCGGATTCCAACGGAGACATCAAAAAAGTCCTCATCGCGATCTTCACGTCATCCGATTTCATGAACGTGGCCAACTACCGTGGACAGGTGAAGACGCCGCTCGAATATCTCGTCGGCCTCCACAGAAACCTCGGTGTCTGGTCGTCACGGGAGCCGTTCCGGACCCGCCTCGTGAACGTGGGGCAATCGATCTACGAATATGCGCCCCCGGTCGGGTTCAAGGAAAAAGCAGTGGAATGGCTGAACACCAACGTACTGTTTCATGAATGCAGCATGGTCTACGAGATCACGATCCCGGGATTCGGCAATACCATCCGCTACGGGTCGTCGAGCAGCGGCGGGCAGATTCGAATCTGGATGGAAGAGCTCAAATTGACGACCGAAGAGCAGATCCTGGGCTTCCTGACGAATCTGACCGTCGACCGGATGGTCACCGTGACGGAGTATCAGCTGTATCTCAATACGTTGAGAGCCGGATTGGGCAGCAGAGCATTCGACATCAAGAATACCTCCCGCGAGGATGCGCTCGACCGGACGATGGCCACCATCCTCACCAACCCGCGCTATCTATATCAATGA